The Prunus persica cultivar Lovell chromosome G7, Prunus_persica_NCBIv2, whole genome shotgun sequence genome has a segment encoding these proteins:
- the LOC18769950 gene encoding cell division cycle protein 27 homolog isoform X1, with amino-acid sequence MATVLRTPPLRAPFVPLPTTVSPNLPKPSYVSCRQGQSSTAPYLTLSSLRFYHLPSLRSVKFVPMASHSQTQTSEIEEGVRELKEVEILREELSMEGLTSKNLQKFFENLLVTGLIKVMKRPYVPVSAFLVGQSLWLISTPMAQSRDIIKTNVVYETGELFELGIQLSYLLLLLAFLGIGTFFVIRQVLVRRELDLSAKELQEQVRSGDADATELFELGAVMLRRKIYPAAIKYLVQAIEKWDGDDQDLAQVYNALGVSYIREGKLAKGITQFETAVKLQPGYVTAWNNLGDAYEKRKDFKAALNAFEEVLLFDPNNKVAIPRRDTLKEQVKMYRDVPVKTKER; translated from the exons ATGGCCACTGTCCTCAGAACTCCACCTCTGCGAGCACCATTTGTACCGCTTCCCACCACTGTTTCGCCAAACCTTCCAAAACCTTCATACGTTTCGTGTAGACAAGGCCAGAGCAGCACGGCACCGTATCTCACTCTCAGCTCTCTACGGTTCTATCACCTGCCGTCCCTCCGGTCCGTCAAGTTCGTGCCTATGGCTTCCCACAGTCAAACCCAAACTAGCGAGATCGAGGAGGGGGTTCGAGAGCTCAAGGAGGTCGAG ATACTCCGAGAAGAACTATCAATGGAAGGTCTTACCTCAAAAAATTTGCAGA AGTTTTTTGAGAACCTTTTGGTTACTGGGCTTATTAAAGTCATGAAGAGGCCATATGTACCAGTATCTGCATTCTTAGTTGGACAAAGCTTATGGCTTATCTCTACTCCAATGGCACAATCACGTGATATTATCAAAACAAATGTCGTTTATGAGACGGGGGAGTTATTTGAATTAGGAATCCAGCTATCATACTTGCTACTATTGTTGGCATTTCTTGGGATTGGAACCTTCTTTGTGATTCGTCAAGTGCTTGTACGTAGAGAACTTGATCTTTCTGCCAAAGAATTGCAG GAGCAGGTAAGAAGCGGTGATGCTGATGCAACTGAGCTTTTTGAACTTGGAGCAGTAATGCTGAGAAGGAAAATTTATCCAGCTGCTATTAAGTACTTGGTTCAGGCAATTGAAAAATGGGATGGGGATGACCAAGATCTTGCTCAG GTTTACAATGCCCTTGGTGTCAGTTATATCCGTGAAGGTAAGCTTGCTAAGGGAATTACGCAGTTTGAAACTGCTGTCAAGCTTCAGCCGGGCTATGTCACAGCTTGGAACAACCTTGGTGATGCCTATGAAAAGAGGAAGGACTTTAAGGCTGCTCTGAATGCATTTGAAGAAGTACTTCTCTTTGATCCTAACAACAAGGTAGCAATACCACGGCGGGATACTTTGAAGGAACAAGTGAAAATGTACAGAGATGTTCCTGTGAAAACAAAGGAGAGGTGA
- the LOC18769950 gene encoding uncharacterized protein ycf37 isoform X2 translates to MEGLTSKNLQKFFENLLVTGLIKVMKRPYVPVSAFLVGQSLWLISTPMAQSRDIIKTNVVYETGELFELGIQLSYLLLLLAFLGIGTFFVIRQVLVRRELDLSAKELQEQVRSGDADATELFELGAVMLRRKIYPAAIKYLVQAIEKWDGDDQDLAQVYNALGVSYIREGKLAKGITQFETAVKLQPGYVTAWNNLGDAYEKRKDFKAALNAFEEVLLFDPNNKVAIPRRDTLKEQVKMYRDVPVKTKER, encoded by the exons ATGGAAGGTCTTACCTCAAAAAATTTGCAGA AGTTTTTTGAGAACCTTTTGGTTACTGGGCTTATTAAAGTCATGAAGAGGCCATATGTACCAGTATCTGCATTCTTAGTTGGACAAAGCTTATGGCTTATCTCTACTCCAATGGCACAATCACGTGATATTATCAAAACAAATGTCGTTTATGAGACGGGGGAGTTATTTGAATTAGGAATCCAGCTATCATACTTGCTACTATTGTTGGCATTTCTTGGGATTGGAACCTTCTTTGTGATTCGTCAAGTGCTTGTACGTAGAGAACTTGATCTTTCTGCCAAAGAATTGCAG GAGCAGGTAAGAAGCGGTGATGCTGATGCAACTGAGCTTTTTGAACTTGGAGCAGTAATGCTGAGAAGGAAAATTTATCCAGCTGCTATTAAGTACTTGGTTCAGGCAATTGAAAAATGGGATGGGGATGACCAAGATCTTGCTCAG GTTTACAATGCCCTTGGTGTCAGTTATATCCGTGAAGGTAAGCTTGCTAAGGGAATTACGCAGTTTGAAACTGCTGTCAAGCTTCAGCCGGGCTATGTCACAGCTTGGAACAACCTTGGTGATGCCTATGAAAAGAGGAAGGACTTTAAGGCTGCTCTGAATGCATTTGAAGAAGTACTTCTCTTTGATCCTAACAACAAGGTAGCAATACCACGGCGGGATACTTTGAAGGAACAAGTGAAAATGTACAGAGATGTTCCTGTGAAAACAAAGGAGAGGTGA
- the LOC18769931 gene encoding uncharacterized protein LOC18769931 isoform X2, which produces MEKVLNNLCPGAELKASPHIESKHHKNAAEWRNKSFPLFDRLANIFGKDRVNEKGAEVPSEMMEEQGSNEVDASDDNNTSPMSINKEGNQFVASQNKRKIGSSNEDRIMTALEKLFDVFGKRMQMVMMLS; this is translated from the exons ATGGAGAAGGTTTTGAATAATCTATGTCCTGGTGCTGAGCTAAAGGCAAGTCCACACATTGAATCAAAG CACCACAAGAATGCAGCTGAATGGAGGAACAAATCATTCCCATTATTTGATAGACTTGCTAATATTTTTGGAAAGGATCGTGTTAATGAAAAAGGAGCTGAAGTCCCTAGTGAGATGATGGAAGAGCAAGGGAGTAATGAAGTTGATGCTAGTGATGACAATAATACATCTCCCATGTCAATAAACAAGGAGGGCAACCAATTTGTGGCTAGTCAAAACAAGAGGAAAATAGGCTCAAGTAATGAAGACAGAATTATGACTGCATTGGAAAAATTGTTTGATGTATTTGGAAAAAGGATGCAAATGGTGATGATGCTTTCTTAA